One Stigmatopora argus isolate UIUO_Sarg chromosome 12, RoL_Sarg_1.0, whole genome shotgun sequence genomic window carries:
- the xirp1 gene encoding xin actin-binding repeat-containing protein 1 isoform X1: MSERSSKVTVSDTCHDEELPPPPPPPMLAKALDYEESSTLNNPPVPPPKETFSTYYQQRQKSELKRLFKHIHPDIRHLGYAVDDDIINAVQTDDTEPADVAYLGEVQSMKWIFENWNLDTIGDLHATKKMLDKEDLTGGNVRSTSSMFEHSDSKQPFPQALTKRQISVRGDVRTSAWLFETQPLDALNKKEELVEAMLKEPIQPGDVSKTRLLFETKRQSDVGRCNSIEDSTFLKLMSELQEQKGDVQKTVKLFQAERSCAFRDKSGNIHTIKSICREEINSGNTNSVRWLFETQPLDLINKGSDEVKIIQGISLEEEIRGGVDRKRWMFETQSFDTIQEAVEVDNFKDTLVDCTKEADVISKKRLFEMQPLTTLGGNNEKILEKDKIIGMDVKTSLWLFETQRMETLKDNYEVGCLKKITLSADEQGAIKDLKKIFESSSPENPSLGKQPVIERGNVMAFKQLFETIPLSQIAHCDDENNTSGNQRSEDTPLYALKDSSGNFHKLTNVSREEFIKGKVQNYKWMFETKPLHELTEGKAHVEIIKGITREEDTMGDVKLAKWLFETQTTNGIHCKFNQMKSSPSVEAETCKGDVKTCKWLFETQPMDVLYEKSDKASEKETIDNNSVRSITWLFESQPLDSIKNGEEYNLNLSTTPQDAAKSKIADQTVKHLFETEVLDSTRNDETEQDLRCISKVNFQSGDVSRVKELFETQSLDEIGSEMVTSAEHSDDQIQRGSVHKFTWLFENCPMNTLNKDDVENIEEINEAVNGDVKNKKFIFETSSLDKIQEQPLEQRSVDVELLKSDVNVKTSTMMFESLPLYAIRDKEGQFHEVTTVKKDEVLSGDVRGARWMFETKPLEAIKAENEVYVIRAVTQEDVEKGDVKSARWKFETQPLDSLTIREEPSVKLTEDVRSSNVQLNKQLFESESNNKLVRMVSVTDIQRGDVRTSTWLFENQAIDSLKGEPQEQGPVKTVHREDTQKGDVKRCTWLFESQPLDKIKEPVQTSLHGSEETIPKADMKCTTWLFETTPLDKINDTMLLLSKLNLLTSSGIVIEEKERQNVTMAKFSVEGPNEVQIQKQEVVEGNLRNIILQLLFKPSGPKVTLLREVEKGKVNTTAVQLPVYQSSSTTSIDRDQILQNIVHMIDELLCQDKNFKKGILMQETTSGEADISIYSLISHCEAGTQSPVIQRCDVKSAIGNLLATASSPKPGTSYKIHENEKGNVNLYTNCIENGDLTFLKSLHTEATEDNVEHDTLGKEQNEIVQGNVREAKRSLCQQKEMVERTIVDVLRGDVKNTKKVFSSECSIIAENSIPRDDIIPGDVSTAKQQLATIQTAVVQKEDIVAGDIKASMQSLERAKKQSLSIERESITPGNIYDMDLSCKCPEPEGSQVQKEAIVFGDVKAAKKSLQLANQQVMHVERGVLAPGKLYNLDVSAQEGNSSVVVQSSSPCRNQQMKTCPKVSGVVKSLENHVSVDSCQQGDISNSANLNSCSAPDLPFISNECNDLTTEDEPEDVIEGDIKSAIRSLQIPAMEQRFTDKEDIIRVTCEDQASTTAHNPSYCPVENGSSKAFSSEVVTDPPCLATTPQKLKPAFPAKPEWTKPKITDSANVSHVDKINQLSPKNAKHYSPLPHENFIADKLHSISPSDERNAKQKINGAEEIEQLMTDFEDNAKHERNLSLQDILNEFERKGLRKNISGLNNIAIDKCELKNPIKNATITQQCSSNISPLKKQPSENYMLETGIMTNAHHTTKNTKGNDSKVVLRNKKVCETETERRQRLSKHMDEIVKGNVEAATEIFENMKKREELKGILSQVQEIEGERSNVVVGSLKIFCNNVPGWMVSVSENSKDDDLESVSSVETVFEDLENASKVIIDLKEQTLAKLLDIEETIKKALYSISNLKSDADIAGLSGLFDESLKSEQPNRQSKNIRKISIVSSKAKSGQGKDIKNTPTDSCPPKQEADRQVSKATRQSSFQSSPSFISIHSAARKPIEQSKHPMVTVKPSTEMNGQGNPTHECGHKAANCKVTVLQVQTVPEEPAAIIDTKTVSETYKETDGFGNVFVSSVTSTFVAKQSDSESAAVLEVAGGPSRYEVMTSPLRQSPSEVNMLSNTNEKGKTFSEAKEDQ, from the exons ATGTCTGAGAGATCCAGTAAAGTCACAGTTTCTGATACGTGTCATGATGAAGAACTTCCTCCTCCACCCCCTCCTCCTATGCTGGCAAAGGCCCTAGACTATGAAGAGTCCTCAACATTAAACAACCCCCCTGTACCGCCGCCTAAAGAAACATTTTCCACATACTACCAGCAAAGGCAGAAGAGTGAACTGAAAAGACTCTTTAAGCACATCCACCCAGACATTAGACATCTTGGTTATGCTGTGGATGATGACATAATCAATGCAGTGCAGACAGATGACACTGAGCCAGCAGATGTAGCTTATCTGGGAGAAGTACAGTCAATGAAGTGGATCTTTGAAAACTGGAATCTGGATACCATCGGGGATCTACATGCAACCAAGAAGATGTTGGATAAGGAGGACCTAACAGGTGGAAATGTTAGAAGCACTTCCTCCATGTTTGAGCACTCTGATAGCAAACAGCCATTTCCACAGGCCTTAACTAAAAGACAGATCTCAGTCAGAGGGGATGTAAGAACATCTGCCTGGCTGTTTGAAACCCAACCCTTAGATGCCCTGAACAAAAAGGAAGAACTGGTTGAAGCAATGTTGAAAGAGCCTATCCAGCCAGGAGATGTAAGTAAGACACGCCTACTGTTTGAGACCAAACGACAAAGTGATGTTGGACGTTGTAACTCCATCGAGGACAGTACCTTCTTGAAACTCATGTCTGAGCTCCAGGAACAAAAAGGGGACGTCCAAAAGACTGTAAAGCTCTTTCAGGCAGAACGTAGCTGTGCTTTTCGAGACAAAAGTGGTAACATCCATACAATTAAATCCATCTGCAGAGAGGAAATAAACAGTGGCAACACAAACAGTGTCCGTTGGTTATTTGAAACCCAGCCTTTGGACCTAATTAACAAGGGAAGTGACGAGGTGAAAATTATTCAGGGCATATCATTAGAGGAGGAAATCAGAGGTGGGGTGGACAGAAAGAGGTGGATGTTTGAAACCCAGTCTTTTGACACCATACAAGAGGCTGTAGAAGTGGACAATTTCAAGGATACACTGGTTGACTGCACAAAAGAGGCTGATGTCATCAGCAAGAAGAGGCTGTTTGAGATGCAACCACTGACAACACTGGGAGGAAATAATGAAAAGATTTTGGAAAAGGACAAAATAATTGGAATGGATGTCAAGACATCTTTGTGGCTCTTTGAAACTCAACGCATGGAGACTCTTAAGGATAACTATGAAGtagggtgtttaaaaaaaattactctTTCAGCTGATGAGCAAGGAGCAATAAAAGAcctaaagaaaatatttgagaGCTCTAGCCCTGAAAATCCCTCCTTGGGAAAACAACCAGTGATTGAAAGGGGCAATGTTATGGCTTTCAAGCAACTGTTTGAAACAATTCCTCTCAGTCAAATTGCTCATTGTGATGATGAGAATAATACATCAGGAAATCAGAGGTCTGAGGACACACCATTGTATGCTTTAAAAGACAGCTCGGGAAATTTCCACAAGTTGACAAACGTCAGCCGTGAGGAATTCATTAAGGGGAAGGTCCAAAACTACAAATGGATGTTTGAGACCAAGCCTTTACATGAACTTACAGAAGGAAAGGCACATGTTGAGATAATCAAAGGCATCACTAGAGAGGAAGACACAATGGGTGATGTGAAGTTGGCAAAATGGCTTTTTGAAACCCAGACAACAAATGGCATCCATTGCAAGTTCAACCAGATGAAGTCAAGCCCTTCTGTTGAGGCTGAAACATGTAAAGGTGATGTCAAGACATGCAAATGGTTGTTTGAGACCCAACCAATGGatgttttgtatgaaaaatcaGATAAAGCGAGTGAAAAAGagaccattgacaacaatagtgTTAGGTCAATTACGTGGCTTTTTGAATCACAACCATTAGACAGCATAAAAAATGGGGAGGAATACAATTTAAATCTCTCCACTACCCCGCAAGATGCTGCAAAATCCAAGATAGCAGACCAAACAGTCAAACATCTTTTTGAGACAGAGGTTCTGGATAGTACAAGGAATGATGAGACCGAACAAGATTTGAGATGTATCAGCAAAGTGAACTTTCAGTCAGGAGACGTCTCAAGGGTCAAAGAACTTTTTGAAACCCAGTCCCTTGATGAAATAGGATCAGAAATGGTGACAAGTGCTGAACACAGCGATGATCAAATCCAGAGAGGGTCTGTCCACAAATTCACATGGTTGTTTGAAAACTGCCCAATGAATACACTCAACAAAGACGATGTTGAAAACATTGAGGAAATTAATGAAGCTGTGAATGGggatgtaaaaaacaaaaagtttatATTTGAAACCTCATCACTGGACAAAATTCAGGAGCAACCTCTTGAACAGAGGTCAGTTGATGTCGAATTGCTGAAGAGTGATGTTAATGTGAAGACTAGCACAATGATGTTTGAATCCTTGCCCTTGTATGCCATACGGGATAAAGAGGGACAATTTCATGAGGTGACAACTGTGAAAAAGGATGAAGTCTTAAGTGGTGATGTGAGAGGAGCCAGGTGGATGTTTGAGACTAAGCCTCTTGAGGCCATCAAGGCAGAAAATGAAGTTTATGTGATCCGGGCTGTGACACAAGAGGATGTTGAAAAGGGAGATGTAAAATCAGCCAGATGGAAGTTTGAGACACAACCACTGGACTCCCTAACCATCAGAGAGGAACCTTCTGTTAAGCTCACTGAAGACGTTCGGAGCAGCAACGTGCAGTTAAATAAACAACTATTTGAATCTGAATCAAACAACAAGCTTGTAAGAATGGTCAGTGTCACTGACATTCAGCGTGGAGATGTTAGGACCTCCACTTGGCTTTTTGAGAATCAGGCAATTGACAGTCTCAAAGGAGAACCTCAAGAACAAGGTCCAGTCAAAACAGTCCACAGAGAGGACACCCAGAAAGGAGATGTGAAACGTTGCACTTGGCTCTTTGAATCACAGCCACTGGACAAAATTAAGGAGCCAGTACAAACATCTTTACATGGTTCAGAGGAAACCATCCCAAAGGCTGACATGAAGTGCACAACCTGGCTCTTTGAGACAACTCCGTTGGACAAGATAAATGACACTATGTTGCTCTTAAGTAAATTAAACTTACTAACCTCAAGTGGCATTGTAattgaagaaaaagaaagacaaaatgttACCATGGCAAAATTCAGTGTAGAGGGCCCTAATGAAGTCCAAATTCAGAAACAAGAGGTTGTTGAGGGCAACCTGCGAAACATAATTTTACAGCTCTTGTTCAAACCAAGCGGCCCAAAAGTTACTCTTCTTAGAGAAGTGGAAAAAGGAAAAGTGAATACCACCGCAGTCCAACTACCAGTCTATCAGTCATCTTCAACTACTAGCATTGATCGAGACCAAATACTACAAAACATTGTTCATATGATTGATGAGCTACTTTGCCAAGATAAGAATTTCAAGAAAGGAATCCTTATGCAAGAAACTACCAGTGGAGAAGCAGATATATCTATCTATTCACTAATTTCCCATTGCGAAGCTGGCACTCAAAGTCCTGTTATTCAAAGATGTGACGTGAAGTCTGCCATTGGAAATCTGTTAGCTACTGCAAGCAGTCCAAAACCAGGGACCTCATATAAAATCCACGAAAATGAAAAGGGGAACGTAAACTTGTACACAAATTGCATTGAGAATGGAGATCTGACTTTTCTGAAAAGCCTTCATACTGAGGCAACAGAAGATAATGTCGAGCACGACACTCTAGGTAAGGAACAAAATGAAATTGTACAGGGGAATGTGAGGGAGGCAAAAAGAAGTCTGTGCCAGCAAAAGGAAATGGTGGAGCGAACCATTGTGGATGTTCTGCGGGGAGATGTGAAGAACACCAAAAAGGTATTTTCATCAGAGTGCTCAATCATTGCTGAAAATAGCATTCCGCGGGATGATATCATTCCTGGAGATGTTTCAACAGCAAAGCAGCAGCTTGCAACGATTCAAACAGCAGTGGTACAAAAAGAGGACATTGTGGCTGGAGATATAAAGGCATCAATGCAATCCTTGGAACGTGCAAAGAAACAGAGTTTGAGCATAGAACGAGAAAGCATTACACCTGGAAATATTTATGATATGGACTTGTCGTGTAAGTGTCCCGAACCAGAAGGAAGTCAAGTACAAAAAGAGGCAATCGTATTTGGAGATGTGAAGGCAGCTAAAAAGTCTCTACAACTGGCCAACCAACAAGTAATGCATGTAGAGCGAGGCGTCCTTGCACCTGGAAAACTATACAACCTGGATGTCTCTGCGCAAGAAGGAAACTCGTCAGTAGTTGTGCAGTCATCTTCACCCTGCAGAAATCAACAGATGAAGACATGTCCAAAGGTCAGTGgcgtggtcaaaagtttggaaAACCATGTTTCAGTAGACAGTTGCCAACAGGGAGACATATCCAACAGTGCAAATCTTAACAGTTGTAGTGCGCCAGACCTTCCTTTTATAAGTAATGAATGTAATGACTTAACAACAGAAGATGAGCCAGAAGATGTTATTGAAGGAGATATTAAGTCAGCAATTAGATCTCTGCAGATTCCAGCTATGGAGCAGAGGTTTACAGATAAAGAAGACATAATAAGAG TAACGTGTGAAGACCAAGCATCCACCACAGCACACAACCCATCATACTGTCCAGTAGAAAATGGAAGCTCCAAAGCATTCAGTTCTGAGGTTGTAACTGATCCACCATGCCTAGCAACGACGCCACAGAAACTGAAGCCAGCTTTTCCAGCTAAGCCAGAATGGACTAAACCAAAGATCACAGACAGTGCAAATGTGTCACATGTAGATAAAATCAATCAATTGTCTCCAAAAAATGCTAAACATTACTCACCACTTCCCCATGAAAACTTCATTGCAGACAAACTACACTCAATTTCACCTAGTGATGAGAGAAATGCTAAACAGAAAATCAATGGAGCAGAGGAGATTGAGCAGCTTATGACTGATTTTGAGGACAATGCAAAGCATGAAAGGAACTTGAGCTTACAggatattttaaatgaatttgaaagaAAAGGCCTGAGAAAAAATATCTCAGGGCTAAACAATATCGCCATTGACAAATGTGAGTTAAAGAATCCAATCAAAAATGCAACCATCACTCAACAATGCAGTTCAAACATCTCacctcttaaaaaacaacccagCGAGAATTATATGTTGGAGACAGGCATTATGACAAATGCACACcatacaacaaaaaacactaaagGCAATGacagtaaagttgttttaagaaATAAGAAAGTCTGTGAAACAGAGACAGAACGGCGACAGAGGCTTTCCAAGCACATGGATGAAATTGTAAAGGGAAATGTGGAGGCGGCTAcggaaatatttgaaaatatgaagaaaagagAGGAGCTCAAGGGAATTTTGTCTCAAGTGCAAGAAATTGAAGGAGAAAGAAGCAATGTAGTTGTTGGCTCATTAAAGATATTTTGTAACAACGTCCCTGGTTGGATGGTCTCAGTAAGTGAAAATTCAAAAGACGATGATCTAGAAAGTGTTTCTTCAGTTGAGACGGTATTTGAAGATTTGGAAAATGCAAGCAAGGTAATAATAGATCTAAAGGAACAAACTTTAGCAAAGCTTCTAGACATTGAGGAAACCATTAAAAAAGCCTTGTATTCCATCTCCAACCTCAAATCTGATGCAGACATTGCAGGGTTGTCAGGACTTTTTGACGAATCGTTAAAATCAGAACAACCTAATCGACAGTCCAAAAACATCAGGAAAATCAGCATTGTGTCAAGCAAGGCCAAATCAGGTCAGGGAAAAGACATAAAAAATACACCCACCGATTCATGTCCACCCAAGCAAGAAGCAGACAGGCAGGTTAGCAAGGCTACAAGACAGTCATCTTTTCAGTCTTCACCATCTTTTATATCCATTCATTCAGCTGCCAGAAAACCAATTGAACAATCAAAGCACCCCATGGTGACAGTCAAACCATCGACAGAAATGAATGGTCAGGGCAATCCCACTCATGAGTGTGGTCACAAGGCAGCAAACTGCAAGGTCACTGTGCTACAGGTTCAAACAGTTCCCGAAGAACCTGCAGCAATAATTGACACAAAAACTGTCAGTGAAACATACAAAGAGACAGATGGCTTTGGCAATGTTTTCGTATCTTCTGTGACATCGACATTCGTCGCCAAACAATCTGATAGTGAATCAGCTGCTGTACTTGAGGTGGCAGGGGGGCCAAGCAGGTATGAGGTCATGACATCACCATTACGCCAAAGCCCTTCTGAGGTTAATATGCTGAGTAACACCAATgagaaaggaaaaacatttagTGAAGCAAAGGAAGATCAGTAA